One window of the Ruficoccus amylovorans genome contains the following:
- a CDS encoding Gfo/Idh/MocA family protein, which produces MKKIRIGQIGTGHLHAYKFGALRLHSDVFEIVGVAEDDPARREAAQDSDTYRGVTWMSSDELLAQPDLDAVLVEVEEHHTVDVAMRCIRAGKHIHVDKPGGESLVPFAQLLTEAEQRNLAVQMGYMYRNSPALEFCIKAVREGLLGELSSIDAAMNRYDGEEFRQLMKTFQGGAAYIFLCHLIDIAIILMGAPEKVIPLSTCTRGDGVVDNGYTVMAFPGGCTASLRSTIVEVGGFERRNLVLCGDKGTLTVQPLELEGNRAGGRVFLNLREATGEFQSGLQEISQPPLRDRYEDHLLEFAKIVRGEIENPYPYAHELLVQKCHLQACGYDA; this is translated from the coding sequence ATGAAGAAAATCAGGATAGGCCAGATCGGCACCGGGCATCTTCACGCCTACAAGTTCGGGGCACTACGCCTTCACTCCGACGTTTTCGAGATTGTGGGAGTTGCCGAGGACGATCCTGCGCGCCGGGAAGCGGCGCAAGATTCGGACACCTACCGGGGCGTGACTTGGATGAGCAGCGACGAACTGCTCGCTCAGCCGGATCTCGACGCTGTGCTGGTGGAGGTCGAGGAGCACCATACCGTGGACGTTGCCATGCGCTGCATTCGGGCGGGTAAGCACATCCACGTGGACAAGCCCGGCGGGGAGTCGCTCGTGCCCTTTGCGCAACTGCTGACCGAGGCGGAGCAGCGAAACCTCGCCGTGCAGATGGGCTACATGTATCGCAACAGCCCGGCCCTCGAGTTTTGCATCAAGGCGGTGCGGGAGGGCTTACTTGGCGAGCTTTCGAGCATAGATGCGGCGATGAACCGCTACGACGGCGAAGAGTTCCGACAGCTCATGAAAACGTTCCAGGGCGGCGCGGCTTACATCTTTCTTTGCCACCTGATCGACATCGCTATCATCCTGATGGGCGCACCCGAAAAAGTAATTCCGCTATCCACCTGCACCCGAGGTGACGGCGTCGTTGATAATGGATACACGGTCATGGCTTTTCCCGGAGGCTGCACGGCCTCGCTGCGTTCGACTATTGTGGAGGTCGGCGGTTTCGAGCGACGCAACCTTGTCCTTTGCGGCGACAAGGGTACGCTGACGGTGCAGCCACTGGAACTGGAGGGCAACAGAGCCGGGGGACGCGTGTTCCTCAACTTGCGTGAAGCCACGGGCGAGTTCCAGTCGGGTCTTCAGGAAATCTCCCAGCCCCCCTTGCGTGACCGCTACGAGGACCATCTGCTGGAATTTGCCAAAATCGTGCGCGGTGAAATCGAGAACCCTTATCCCTATGCTCACGAATTGCTCGTGCAGAAGTGTCACCTGCAAGCCTGTGGTTATGATGCGTGA